In the Mastomys coucha isolate ucsf_1 unplaced genomic scaffold, UCSF_Mcou_1 pScaffold18, whole genome shotgun sequence genome, one interval contains:
- the LOC116096962 gene encoding uncharacterized protein LOC116096962: MPPAAVSPSPGGDSRPLGHAGAWPPLRAAPAAPGPAAPSAPASPPPHNRPGVRRPRPPPPRSRLPGLPGRRRRPGLTCHVPNPATDGGASRPREGRGQRFTADKGRRHVRAGRNRPRWLPGCDFRRWRSARPGCAAVGLRMRLASQKFVSALLELYPF, from the coding sequence ATGCCACCAGCCGCGGTGTCACCCAGTCCCGGAGGCGACTCGCGCCCGCTCGGCCACGCGGGTGCATGGCCACCCCTCCGGGCCGCTCCCGCCGCTCCCGGCCCCGCGGCGCCCTCCGCCccggcctcccctcccccacacaacCGTCCCGGCGTCCGGCGGCCCCGGCCCCCGCCGCCTCGGTCCCGCCTCCCGGGACTCCCCGGCCGCCGGCGCCGCCCCGGCCTCACCTGCCATGTCCCGAACCCCGCCACAGATGGAGGTGCATCACGGCCGCGAGAAGGCCGGGGGCAGCGCTTCACAGCAGACAAAGGGCGCCGCCATGTTAGAGCCGGGCGGAACCGACCTCGCTGGCTTCCCGGCTGCGACTTCCGTCGCTGGCGCAGCGCTCGTCCGGGGTGCGCGGCGGTCGGTTTGCGCATGCGCCTGGCCAGCCAAAAGTTCGTTAGTGCACTTCTGGAACTGTACCCATTTTAA
- the Zbtb17 gene encoding zinc finger and BTB domain-containing protein 17 isoform X1, which translates to MDFPQHSQRVLEQLNQQRQLGLLCDCTFVVDGVDFKAHKAVLAACSEYFKMLFVDQKDVVHLDISNAAGLGQVLEFMYTAKLSLSPENVDDVLAVASFLQMQDIITACHTLKSLAEPTSTPGESADTSAVEGGDKGAKEEKAATTMLSRLDQARSSSSTGPGRELKEERGGQAESASSGFVPAMEETYLASGQSPNAASHPSSGAEQTEKADAPREPPPVELKPDPTSGMAAAEAEALSESSEQEMEVEPASKGEEGQEEEGAGPATVKEEGMHLDNGEPPEENEESAGTDSGQELGMEGQNLRSGTYGDRTESKAYGSIIHKCEDCGKEFTHTGNFKRHIRIHTGEKPFSCRECSKAFSDPAACKAHEKTHSPLKPYGCEECGKSYRLISLLNLHKKRHSGEARYRCGDCGKLFTTSGNLKRHQLVHSGQKPYQCDYCGRSFSDPTSKMRHLETHDTDKEHKCPHCDKKFNQVGNLKAHLKIHIADGPLKCRECGKQFTTSGNLKRHLRIHSGEKPYVCTHCQRQFADPGALQRHVRIHTGEKPCQCVICGKAFTQASSLIAHVRQHTGEKPYVCERCGKRFVQSSQLANHIRHHDNIRPHKCSVCSKAFVNVGDLSKHIIIHTGEKPYLCDKCGRGFNRVDNLRSHVKTVHQGKAGIKILEPEEGGEVSVVTVDDMVTLATEALAATAVTQLTVLPVGAAVTADETEVLKAEISKAVKQVQEEDPNTHILYACDSCGDKFLDANSLAQHVRIHTAQALVMFQTDADFYQQYGPGSTWPAGQMLQAGELVFRPRDGTEGQPTLAETPPTAPDCLPPAE; encoded by the exons ATGGATTTCCCCCAGCACAGCCAGCGTGTCTTGGAGCAGCTGAACCAGCAGCGGCAACTGGGCCTCCTGTGTGACTGCACCTTTGTGGTGGACGGTGTTGACTTCAAGGCTCACAAGGCAGTGCTGGCAGCTTGCAGCGAGTACTTCAAGATGCTCTTTGTGGACCAGAAAGACGTGGTACACCTGGACATCAGTAATGCAGCAG GCCTGGGGCAGGTGCTGGAGTTCATGTACACTGCCAAGCTGAGCCTTAGCCCTGAGAATGTGGATGATGTTCTGGCCGTGGCCAGCTTCCTCCAGATGCAGGATATTATCACGGCCTGCCACACGCTCAAGTCCCTTGCTGAGCCGACCAGTACCCCTGGGGAGAGTGCAGACACCTCAGCTGTGGAAG GAGGAGACAAGGGAGCCAAAGAAGAGAAGGCTGCTACCACCATGCTGAGCAGGCTGGACCAAGCAAGAAGCAGTTCATCCACAGGCCCGGGCAGAGAGCTCAAAGAGGAGCGGGGTGGCCAGGCAGAGAGTGCATCCAGTG GGTTTGTTCCAGCGATGGAAGAGACCTATTTGGCCTCTGGACAGAGTCCCAATGCAGCCTCCCATCCCTCCTCAGGCGCAGAACAGACGGAGAAAGCGGATGCTCCTCGGGAGCCTCCACCTGTGGAGCTCAAGCCGGACCCCACAAGTGGCATGGCTGCTGCCGAAGCTGAAGCCTTGTCAGAGAGCTCAGAGCAag AAATGGAAGTGGAGCCAGCCAGCAAAGGAGAAGAGGGACAAGAGGAAGAGGGCGCAGGACCTGCCACAGTCAAGGAAGAGGGGATGCATTTGGATAATGGAGAGCCTCCTGAGGAGAATGAAGAGTCTGCGGGCACAGACTCTGGGCAGGAGCTTGGCATGGAGGGCCAGAACCTGCGCTCGGGCACCTACGGGGATCGCACTGAGTCCAAGGCTTATGGCTCCATCATCCACAAGTGCGAG GACTGCGGGAAGGAGTTCACGCACACAGGGAACTTCAAACGGCACATCCGCATCCACACGGGCGAGAAACCTTTCTCGTGCCGGGAGTGCAGCAAGGCTTTCTCGGACCCCGCAGCGTGCAAGGCGCATGAGAAGACACACAG CCCGTTGAAACCCTATGGTTGTGAGGAGTGCGGCAAGAGCTACAGGCTCATCAGCCTGCTGAACCTGCACAAGAAGAGGCACTCTGGGGAGGCGCGCTACCGCTGCGGGGACTGTGGCAAGCTCTTCACTACTTCAGGCAACCTCAAGCGCCACCAGCTGGTACACAGTGGCCAGAAACCCTACCAGTGTGACTACTGTGGCCGCTCCTTCTCCGACCCCACTTCCAAGATGCGCCACCTAGAGACCCACGACACTGACAAGGAGCACAAGTGTCCTCACTGCGACAAGAAGTTCAACCAG GTAGGGAACCTGAAGGCCCACTTGAAGATCCACATTGCCGACGGCCCTCTCAAGTGCCGGGAGTGCGGGAAGCAGTTCACCACCTCAG GGAACCTCAAGCGGCACCTGCGGATCCACAGTGGGGAGAAGCCGTATGTATGTACCCACTGTCAGCGGCAGTTTGCCGACCCAGGCGCGCTGCAGCGGCACGTACGGATCCACACGG GTGAGAAGCCGTGCCAGTGTGTGATATGTGGCAAGGCCTTCACCCAAGCCAGCTCTCTTATCGCCCATGTACGCCAACACACGGGGGAGAAGCCCTACGTCTGTGAGCGCTGTGGCAAGAG ATTTGTCCAGTCCAGCCAGTTGGCCAACCACATTCGTCACCATGACAACATCCGACCACACAAGTGCAGCGTGTGTAGCAAGGCTTTCGTGAATGTGGGCGACCTGTCTAAGCACATCATCATCCACACTG GAGAGAAGCCTTACCTGTGTGACAAGTGTGGCCGTGGTTTCAACCGGGTAGACAACCTGCGCTCTCATGTAAAGACTGTGCATCAGGGCAAGGCGGGCATCAAGATcctggagccagaagagggtggtgagGTCAGCGTGGTCACTGTGGACGACATGGTCACACTGGCCACTGAGGCACTGGCAGCGACAGCGGTCACTCAGCTCACAG TGCTACCAGTGGGGGCCGCAGTGACAGCTGATGAGACGGAAGTACTCAAAGCTGAGATCAGCAAAGCTGTCAAGCAAGTGCAGGAAGAAG ACCCCAACACCCACATCCTCTACGCTTGTGACTCCTGTGGGGACAAGTTCCTGGATGCCAATAGCCTAGCCCAGCATGTTCGGATCCACACAGCCCAGGCACTGGTCATGTTCCAGACGGATGCGGACTTCTACCAGCAGTATGGGCCAGGCAGCACGTGGCCAGCCGGGCAGATGctgcaggctggagagctggtctTCCGTCCTAGGGATGGGACTGAGGGCCAGCCCACACTGGCAGAAACTCCACCCACAGCTCCTGATTGCCTACCACCTGCTGAGTGA
- the Zbtb17 gene encoding zinc finger and BTB domain-containing protein 17 isoform X2, with protein sequence MDFPQHSQRVLEQLNQQRQLGLLCDCTFVVDGVDFKAHKAVLAACSEYFKMLFVDQKDVVHLDISNAAGLGQVLEFMYTAKLSLSPENVDDVLAVASFLQMQDIITACHTLKSLAEPTSTPGESADTSAVEGGDKGAKEEKAATTMLSRLDQARSSSSTGPGRELKEERGGQAESASSGAEQTEKADAPREPPPVELKPDPTSGMAAAEAEALSESSEQEMEVEPASKGEEGQEEEGAGPATVKEEGMHLDNGEPPEENEESAGTDSGQELGMEGQNLRSGTYGDRTESKAYGSIIHKCEDCGKEFTHTGNFKRHIRIHTGEKPFSCRECSKAFSDPAACKAHEKTHSPLKPYGCEECGKSYRLISLLNLHKKRHSGEARYRCGDCGKLFTTSGNLKRHQLVHSGQKPYQCDYCGRSFSDPTSKMRHLETHDTDKEHKCPHCDKKFNQVGNLKAHLKIHIADGPLKCRECGKQFTTSGNLKRHLRIHSGEKPYVCTHCQRQFADPGALQRHVRIHTGEKPCQCVICGKAFTQASSLIAHVRQHTGEKPYVCERCGKRFVQSSQLANHIRHHDNIRPHKCSVCSKAFVNVGDLSKHIIIHTGEKPYLCDKCGRGFNRVDNLRSHVKTVHQGKAGIKILEPEEGGEVSVVTVDDMVTLATEALAATAVTQLTVLPVGAAVTADETEVLKAEISKAVKQVQEEDPNTHILYACDSCGDKFLDANSLAQHVRIHTAQALVMFQTDADFYQQYGPGSTWPAGQMLQAGELVFRPRDGTEGQPTLAETPPTAPDCLPPAE encoded by the exons ATGGATTTCCCCCAGCACAGCCAGCGTGTCTTGGAGCAGCTGAACCAGCAGCGGCAACTGGGCCTCCTGTGTGACTGCACCTTTGTGGTGGACGGTGTTGACTTCAAGGCTCACAAGGCAGTGCTGGCAGCTTGCAGCGAGTACTTCAAGATGCTCTTTGTGGACCAGAAAGACGTGGTACACCTGGACATCAGTAATGCAGCAG GCCTGGGGCAGGTGCTGGAGTTCATGTACACTGCCAAGCTGAGCCTTAGCCCTGAGAATGTGGATGATGTTCTGGCCGTGGCCAGCTTCCTCCAGATGCAGGATATTATCACGGCCTGCCACACGCTCAAGTCCCTTGCTGAGCCGACCAGTACCCCTGGGGAGAGTGCAGACACCTCAGCTGTGGAAG GAGGAGACAAGGGAGCCAAAGAAGAGAAGGCTGCTACCACCATGCTGAGCAGGCTGGACCAAGCAAGAAGCAGTTCATCCACAGGCCCGGGCAGAGAGCTCAAAGAGGAGCGGGGTGGCCAGGCAGAGAGTGCATCCAGTG GCGCAGAACAGACGGAGAAAGCGGATGCTCCTCGGGAGCCTCCACCTGTGGAGCTCAAGCCGGACCCCACAAGTGGCATGGCTGCTGCCGAAGCTGAAGCCTTGTCAGAGAGCTCAGAGCAag AAATGGAAGTGGAGCCAGCCAGCAAAGGAGAAGAGGGACAAGAGGAAGAGGGCGCAGGACCTGCCACAGTCAAGGAAGAGGGGATGCATTTGGATAATGGAGAGCCTCCTGAGGAGAATGAAGAGTCTGCGGGCACAGACTCTGGGCAGGAGCTTGGCATGGAGGGCCAGAACCTGCGCTCGGGCACCTACGGGGATCGCACTGAGTCCAAGGCTTATGGCTCCATCATCCACAAGTGCGAG GACTGCGGGAAGGAGTTCACGCACACAGGGAACTTCAAACGGCACATCCGCATCCACACGGGCGAGAAACCTTTCTCGTGCCGGGAGTGCAGCAAGGCTTTCTCGGACCCCGCAGCGTGCAAGGCGCATGAGAAGACACACAG CCCGTTGAAACCCTATGGTTGTGAGGAGTGCGGCAAGAGCTACAGGCTCATCAGCCTGCTGAACCTGCACAAGAAGAGGCACTCTGGGGAGGCGCGCTACCGCTGCGGGGACTGTGGCAAGCTCTTCACTACTTCAGGCAACCTCAAGCGCCACCAGCTGGTACACAGTGGCCAGAAACCCTACCAGTGTGACTACTGTGGCCGCTCCTTCTCCGACCCCACTTCCAAGATGCGCCACCTAGAGACCCACGACACTGACAAGGAGCACAAGTGTCCTCACTGCGACAAGAAGTTCAACCAG GTAGGGAACCTGAAGGCCCACTTGAAGATCCACATTGCCGACGGCCCTCTCAAGTGCCGGGAGTGCGGGAAGCAGTTCACCACCTCAG GGAACCTCAAGCGGCACCTGCGGATCCACAGTGGGGAGAAGCCGTATGTATGTACCCACTGTCAGCGGCAGTTTGCCGACCCAGGCGCGCTGCAGCGGCACGTACGGATCCACACGG GTGAGAAGCCGTGCCAGTGTGTGATATGTGGCAAGGCCTTCACCCAAGCCAGCTCTCTTATCGCCCATGTACGCCAACACACGGGGGAGAAGCCCTACGTCTGTGAGCGCTGTGGCAAGAG ATTTGTCCAGTCCAGCCAGTTGGCCAACCACATTCGTCACCATGACAACATCCGACCACACAAGTGCAGCGTGTGTAGCAAGGCTTTCGTGAATGTGGGCGACCTGTCTAAGCACATCATCATCCACACTG GAGAGAAGCCTTACCTGTGTGACAAGTGTGGCCGTGGTTTCAACCGGGTAGACAACCTGCGCTCTCATGTAAAGACTGTGCATCAGGGCAAGGCGGGCATCAAGATcctggagccagaagagggtggtgagGTCAGCGTGGTCACTGTGGACGACATGGTCACACTGGCCACTGAGGCACTGGCAGCGACAGCGGTCACTCAGCTCACAG TGCTACCAGTGGGGGCCGCAGTGACAGCTGATGAGACGGAAGTACTCAAAGCTGAGATCAGCAAAGCTGTCAAGCAAGTGCAGGAAGAAG ACCCCAACACCCACATCCTCTACGCTTGTGACTCCTGTGGGGACAAGTTCCTGGATGCCAATAGCCTAGCCCAGCATGTTCGGATCCACACAGCCCAGGCACTGGTCATGTTCCAGACGGATGCGGACTTCTACCAGCAGTATGGGCCAGGCAGCACGTGGCCAGCCGGGCAGATGctgcaggctggagagctggtctTCCGTCCTAGGGATGGGACTGAGGGCCAGCCCACACTGGCAGAAACTCCACCCACAGCTCCTGATTGCCTACCACCTGCTGAGTGA
- the Zbtb17 gene encoding zinc finger and BTB domain-containing protein 17 isoform X3: MLSRLDQARSSSSTGPGRELKEERGGQAESASSGFVPAMEETYLASGQSPNAASHPSSGAEQTEKADAPREPPPVELKPDPTSGMAAAEAEALSESSEQEMEVEPASKGEEGQEEEGAGPATVKEEGMHLDNGEPPEENEESAGTDSGQELGMEGQNLRSGTYGDRTESKAYGSIIHKCEDCGKEFTHTGNFKRHIRIHTGEKPFSCRECSKAFSDPAACKAHEKTHSPLKPYGCEECGKSYRLISLLNLHKKRHSGEARYRCGDCGKLFTTSGNLKRHQLVHSGQKPYQCDYCGRSFSDPTSKMRHLETHDTDKEHKCPHCDKKFNQVGNLKAHLKIHIADGPLKCRECGKQFTTSGNLKRHLRIHSGEKPYVCTHCQRQFADPGALQRHVRIHTGEKPCQCVICGKAFTQASSLIAHVRQHTGEKPYVCERCGKRFVQSSQLANHIRHHDNIRPHKCSVCSKAFVNVGDLSKHIIIHTGEKPYLCDKCGRGFNRVDNLRSHVKTVHQGKAGIKILEPEEGGEVSVVTVDDMVTLATEALAATAVTQLTVLPVGAAVTADETEVLKAEISKAVKQVQEEDPNTHILYACDSCGDKFLDANSLAQHVRIHTAQALVMFQTDADFYQQYGPGSTWPAGQMLQAGELVFRPRDGTEGQPTLAETPPTAPDCLPPAE, translated from the exons ATGCTGAGCAGGCTGGACCAAGCAAGAAGCAGTTCATCCACAGGCCCGGGCAGAGAGCTCAAAGAGGAGCGGGGTGGCCAGGCAGAGAGTGCATCCAGTG GGTTTGTTCCAGCGATGGAAGAGACCTATTTGGCCTCTGGACAGAGTCCCAATGCAGCCTCCCATCCCTCCTCAGGCGCAGAACAGACGGAGAAAGCGGATGCTCCTCGGGAGCCTCCACCTGTGGAGCTCAAGCCGGACCCCACAAGTGGCATGGCTGCTGCCGAAGCTGAAGCCTTGTCAGAGAGCTCAGAGCAag AAATGGAAGTGGAGCCAGCCAGCAAAGGAGAAGAGGGACAAGAGGAAGAGGGCGCAGGACCTGCCACAGTCAAGGAAGAGGGGATGCATTTGGATAATGGAGAGCCTCCTGAGGAGAATGAAGAGTCTGCGGGCACAGACTCTGGGCAGGAGCTTGGCATGGAGGGCCAGAACCTGCGCTCGGGCACCTACGGGGATCGCACTGAGTCCAAGGCTTATGGCTCCATCATCCACAAGTGCGAG GACTGCGGGAAGGAGTTCACGCACACAGGGAACTTCAAACGGCACATCCGCATCCACACGGGCGAGAAACCTTTCTCGTGCCGGGAGTGCAGCAAGGCTTTCTCGGACCCCGCAGCGTGCAAGGCGCATGAGAAGACACACAG CCCGTTGAAACCCTATGGTTGTGAGGAGTGCGGCAAGAGCTACAGGCTCATCAGCCTGCTGAACCTGCACAAGAAGAGGCACTCTGGGGAGGCGCGCTACCGCTGCGGGGACTGTGGCAAGCTCTTCACTACTTCAGGCAACCTCAAGCGCCACCAGCTGGTACACAGTGGCCAGAAACCCTACCAGTGTGACTACTGTGGCCGCTCCTTCTCCGACCCCACTTCCAAGATGCGCCACCTAGAGACCCACGACACTGACAAGGAGCACAAGTGTCCTCACTGCGACAAGAAGTTCAACCAG GTAGGGAACCTGAAGGCCCACTTGAAGATCCACATTGCCGACGGCCCTCTCAAGTGCCGGGAGTGCGGGAAGCAGTTCACCACCTCAG GGAACCTCAAGCGGCACCTGCGGATCCACAGTGGGGAGAAGCCGTATGTATGTACCCACTGTCAGCGGCAGTTTGCCGACCCAGGCGCGCTGCAGCGGCACGTACGGATCCACACGG GTGAGAAGCCGTGCCAGTGTGTGATATGTGGCAAGGCCTTCACCCAAGCCAGCTCTCTTATCGCCCATGTACGCCAACACACGGGGGAGAAGCCCTACGTCTGTGAGCGCTGTGGCAAGAG ATTTGTCCAGTCCAGCCAGTTGGCCAACCACATTCGTCACCATGACAACATCCGACCACACAAGTGCAGCGTGTGTAGCAAGGCTTTCGTGAATGTGGGCGACCTGTCTAAGCACATCATCATCCACACTG GAGAGAAGCCTTACCTGTGTGACAAGTGTGGCCGTGGTTTCAACCGGGTAGACAACCTGCGCTCTCATGTAAAGACTGTGCATCAGGGCAAGGCGGGCATCAAGATcctggagccagaagagggtggtgagGTCAGCGTGGTCACTGTGGACGACATGGTCACACTGGCCACTGAGGCACTGGCAGCGACAGCGGTCACTCAGCTCACAG TGCTACCAGTGGGGGCCGCAGTGACAGCTGATGAGACGGAAGTACTCAAAGCTGAGATCAGCAAAGCTGTCAAGCAAGTGCAGGAAGAAG ACCCCAACACCCACATCCTCTACGCTTGTGACTCCTGTGGGGACAAGTTCCTGGATGCCAATAGCCTAGCCCAGCATGTTCGGATCCACACAGCCCAGGCACTGGTCATGTTCCAGACGGATGCGGACTTCTACCAGCAGTATGGGCCAGGCAGCACGTGGCCAGCCGGGCAGATGctgcaggctggagagctggtctTCCGTCCTAGGGATGGGACTGAGGGCCAGCCCACACTGGCAGAAACTCCACCCACAGCTCCTGATTGCCTACCACCTGCTGAGTGA